A DNA window from Desulfobacterales bacterium contains the following coding sequences:
- a CDS encoding FAD-dependent oxidoreductase, with protein MKVIIVGGGWAGCAAALSAQKQGARVVLIERTDMLLGTGLVGGIMRNNGRYTAAEEMIAMGGGEIFQLT; from the coding sequence ATGAAAGTCATCATCGTGGGCGGGGGGTGGGCCGGCTGTGCGGCAGCCCTTTCAGCCCAAAAGCAAGGGGCCCGGGTTGTTTTGATCGAACGGACCGACATGCTGCTGGGGACCGGCCTTGTGGGCGGCATCATGCGCAACAACGGCCGCTACACGGCCGCAGAGGAAATGATCGCCATGGGCGGCGGCGAGATCTTTCAACTGACCGA